A DNA window from Peromyscus leucopus breed LL Stock chromosome 3, UCI_PerLeu_2.1, whole genome shotgun sequence contains the following coding sequences:
- the Gng12 gene encoding guanine nucleotide-binding protein G(I)/G(S)/G(O) subunit gamma-12 has protein sequence MSSKTASSNNIAQARRTVQQLRLEASIERIKVSKASADLMSYCEEHARSDPLLMGIPTSENPFKDKKTCIIL, from the exons ATGTCCAGCAAGACAGCAAGCAGCAacaacatagcccaggctaggaGAACTGTGCAGCAGCTGAGATTGGAAGCCTCCATTGAAAGAATAAAG GTCTCAAAAGCATCTGCAGACCTGATGTCATACTGTGAGGAGCATGCCCGGAGCGACCCTCTGCTGATGGGCATACCCACCTCGGAAAACCCATTCAAGGATAAGAAGACCTGTATCATCTTATAG